From Patulibacter sp. SYSU D01012:
GACCGTCGCGGTCTGGTCCGCGCCGACGACGACCGTCGTGTCCTTCATCTCGATGACGGCCAGGCCGTCGACGGTGCGGCCGGGGCGCAGCGCCTCGTGCCGCAGCACGCGGGCGTCCCGCCATGCGCCGCCGGCGAAGATGCGGCGCGTGCCCTCGGCCGCGGCGTCCCCGTCCGCGGACGGCGCGAAGGCGCCGAGCGTCGGCTCGGCGGCGGGGCTGCGGGCGACGACGCGGAACGTCGTCATCTCGATCCCGGCGGCCTCGAAGGCGGAGCCCTCGCCGAACCGCGCCTCGTAGCTCGCGACGAAGCGGGCGACGAGCCCGCGGATCGTGTCCGCGTCGACCGGGCCGTCGGGCAGCGGCACCGACAGCTCGTTGATCTGGGCGCGGAAGCGCATCTCCACCGTCCGGGTCACCCGCACGGCGTCCGGGGCGGCGCCGGCGCGGCCCAGCCGCGCGAGCGCGGCCTGCGTCAGGCGCTCGAAGCGCGCGGCGACGCCGGCGGGGTCCAGCGCCGCGGCGTGGTCGACGGTGCCCGGCGGGCTCAGGATCGGGTCGGACAGCTCCTCCGTGGCGATCAGCTCGGCCGCCGCGACGCCGAACGCCGAGTGCACCGACGCGGTGAGCGGCACGACGATCTCGTCGATCCCCAGCTCGCGCCCGTACGAGAACGCGTGGGTGGGCCCGGCGCCGCCGTACGCGTAGAGGGTGAAGTCCGCGGGGTCGTAGCCCTGCCGGATCGTCGCGGCGCGGACCAGGTCGGCCATGCGGTTGTCGACGATCGTCTTGATGCCCTCGGCGGCCTCCTCCACCCCCAGGCCGAGCGGCTCGGCGACGTGGGCCCGGATCGCCTCGCGGGCGGCGTCGACGTCCAGCCGCAGCCTGCCGCCGAGGAAGTTCTCCGGGTTCAGGTAGCCCAGGACGGCGTCGGCGTCGGCCACCGTCGGCAGCGTCCCGCCGCGGCCGTAGCAGGCGGATCCCGGGACGGCGCCCGCGCTCTCGGGCCCGACGCGCAGCAGCCCGCCGACCACGGACGCGATCGATCCCGACCCCGCCCCCACGGTGCGGACGGACACGGACGGCAGCCCGATCTCGTGGCGGCCCACCCACGTGCTGTTGGTGATGTGGGCCTGGCCGTCGAGGATCAGGCCGACCTCGAAGCTCGTGCCGCCCATGTCGGTCGCGACGATGTGGCGCCGGTCGGTCAGCGCGCCGTAGAACTGGCACGCCACCACGCCGCCGACGGGCCCGGACATCACGGTCGACGCCGCCTCGGCGTCGATCTCGGCGATCGGGGCCAGCCCGCCGCCGGACTGCATCAGCAGCGGCTCGACGGTCATCCCGCCCTCGCGCAGGCGCGCGTCCAGGCTGCGGACGGCGCGGCGGACGACGGGCCGCAGGCTGGCGTTGAGCGCCGTGGTGACCGCGCGCTGGTGCTCGCCCAGGCGCGGCAGCAGCGCGCTCGAGAGCGAGACGAGGGCGTCGGGGGCCTCCTCGGCGATGATCTCGCCGACGCGCACCTCGTGGTCCGGGTTCTTGAACGACCACAGCAGCGAGACCGCGAAGGTCTCGGCGCCCTCGGCGAGCAGGCGGCGCACCGTCGTCCGGACGTCGTCCTCGTCGAGCGGCAGGACCACGCGGCCGCGGTAGTCGATCCGCTCGGTGACCTCGCCGATCAGCCGCCGGGGCACGACGAGCTCCTGCTTGACCAGGGTGCGGAAGCTCTTGACCGCGTCCTCGTCGAGCCCGAGCGACTTGAAGCCGCGCATGATCGGGACGGTGTCGCCGAACCCGCGCGTCTGGATCAGCCCGACGGGCGCCCGCTTGCCCTCGAGCATGGCGTTCGTCGCGACGGTCGTGCCGTGCGCGAAGAGCGAGACGCGGCGCAGCAGGTCGGGCAGCCGCTCGCCCCGCTCGTCCGCGGCCAGCTCGAGCGTCGCCAGGACGCCCTGCGCGGGGTCGTCGGGGACGGTCGGCGCCTTGTAGCGGCCGATCGCGCCGCCCTCGTCGATCGTCACGGTGTCGGTGAAGGTGCCGCCGATGTCGCTGGCGACGAGCAGGGTGCTCATGGGTTCGCGGTGCTTCCCTCGGGGTGGTGGTCCCGGACCCGGCCGAGACCCTCGATCGTCACGCGGATGTGCTGCCGGGCGCGCTCCTCGGCCTGGGGGCCGTCGCCCGCGGCGATCGCGGCGACGATCCGCTCGTGCTCGGCCACCGCGCCGCGGGCGCGGTCCTCGGCGACCAGGCGCTGGGGCACGAACACCTGCGAGGTGAGCGGCACGAGCGGCAGCTGGCCCGTGACGAACTCGTTCGCGGCGATCGCGACGATCCGCGCGTGGAACGCGACGTTGGCCTGGGTGTAGGCGCCGGCGTCGAAGGCCCCCGCGTCGCCCGTCACCGCCCGCTGGCGCGCCAGCATGGCCCGCAGGTCGTCCACGTCGGCGGGCGTCGCGCGCTCGGCCGCCAGCCGCGCGGCCAGGCCGTCGAGCACCTCGCGCACCGCGTAGGCGTCGCGCAGCGTCGCGTCCGTCACGGCGACGACGCGCACGCCGCGGCCGGGCTCCGACGTCAGCAGGCCCTCGCGCTCGAGCACGCGCAGCGCCTCGCGCAACGGGGTGCGCGAGATGCGCAGGTCCGCGGCGAGCTGCTCCTGCCGCAGGGCCTCGCCGGGGCCGTACGCCCCCGAGTAGATGCGCTCGCGCAACACCTCGGCGACCTCGTCGACCAGCCGCACGCGGCCCTTCCAGGCGATCTCGGAGGCCTCCATGCGCGATCAGGCCCCCGCCGTCAGGAAGGCACGGGCCGCGTCGGCGTAGATCCGGGCGTAGCGGTCCAGGTCGGCGACCGGAACGTGCTCGTCGACCTGGTGGGCGATCCACTTGTCGCCGGGGCCGTAGACGACGCACGGCACGCCGGCGTCGCGCTGCAGGATCGTGCCGTCGGTCGCGCCGGGGACGCCGCCGTACGCGGGCCTCGTGCCGCACTCGCGCTCGTGGGCGGCGACGACGGCGCGCACGACGGGGTGGTCGGGGTCGATCTCGACGGCCGGGCGGTCGTCGATGACCGTCGCCTCGACGGTCACGCCGAGCGGCTCGGCGCCCTCGCGCGCGATCGCCGTCACCCGCTCCACGAGCGCCGCGTGGTCGACGCCGGGGAGCGTCCGCACGTCGATCCGCACCGCGGCCTCGGCGGGGATGACGTTGATCTGGTCGTGCGATCCGGCGTCGAGGACGGTCGGGGTCACGTGGACGACGCCGAGGTGCTCGTGCTCGGGGTGGGCGTCGCGCAGCTCGTCCTCGTAGGCGGCGAGCGCCGCGACGAGCCGGGCCGCGGCGACGACCGGATTCCGGCCCTGGTGCGGCATCGCGCCGTGCGCCATCCGGCCGTGGAAGTCCAGGCCGATCCGCACCGCGCCCTTCGCCGCGACGCAGACCTCGTCGCCCTCGGGCTCGCAGACGATGCAGGCGTCGATCCGGCGCGCCAGCTCCGTGCCGGCGAAGTGCTTGGCGCCGAGCATCAGGCCCTCCTCGTCCGCCAGCACGCAGAGCACGACGCGGCCGGGGAACGGGCCCGCCTGCTGCAACGCGCGGACGGCGAAGAGCATCGACGCCACCCCGGCCTTCATGTCGGCGGTGCCGCGGCCGTAGAGCCGGCCGTCGCGGATCTCGGCGCCGAACGGGTCGACGCTCCAGCTCGCGCGGTCGCCCTCGGTGACGACGTCCGTGTGGCCCTCGAAGCCGAGCGTCGGACCGTCGCCTCCACCGCCCTCGACGACCGCGATGACGTTCGGGCGGCCCGGCGCCACCTCGGTGACCTGCGGCTCCCAGCCCCAGCCGCGCATCAGGTCGGCCACGAGCGCGGCGGCGGCGGACTCGTCGGAGCCCGTCTCGGGCTCGTGGACGCTGCGGATGCGGACGAGCTCCTGCGTGAAGCGCACGAGGGCGTCCACGTCGATGCGGGCGTCGGTGGCGGTGGGCCCGGTCATCCTCCGAGCACCTCCTCGGATCGGGGACGGTCGCGCTCGCCGAGGGCCCGCTCCAGCGTCGGGACGGCCGCCAGCAGGGCGCGCGTGTAGGGATCGGACGGCTGCCGGTAGACCTGCTCCGTCGGGCCGGTCTCGACCACCCGGCCGTGGCGCATGACGGCGACGGTGTCGCAGACGTGGCGCACGACGGACAGGTCGTGCGAGACGAAGATCAGGGTCAGCCCGTACTGCTCGACGAGGTCGGCGATCAGGTCGAGGACCTGGGCGCGGACGGAGACGTCGAGCGCGGAGACGGCCTCGTCGGCGACGAGGACCTTCGGCCGGACGGAGAGCGCGCGGGCGATCGAGATGCGCTGGCGCTGGCCGCCCGAGAACTGGTGCGGGTAGCGCGACGCCGCGTCGGCCGGCAGGCCGACGGCCTCGAGCAGCTCCGCGACCCGGCGGCGGCGCTCGGGCGCGGCCACGTGCTGGGCGACGAGCGGCTCGGCGACGACGTCCTCCACGCGCATCCGCGGGTCCAGCGAGCCCATCGGGTCCTGGAAGACCATCTGCAGGTCGCGGCGCAGGAACGCCAGGTCGCGCTCGCGCCGCCCGACGATCTCGGTCCCCGCGAACCGGACGCTGCCGGCCGTGGGCCGGTCGAGCCCCGCGATCAGCCGGATCAGGGTGGACTTGCCGGACCCGGACTCGCCGACGATGCCGAAGCGCTGCCCGGCGCGGATGTCGAGGTCGACGCGGCGCAGCGCCGGGATCTCGGGGCCCGGCCGGCGCAGCGACTGGCGCGGCCGCCGGTACGTGCGCTCCAGGCCGCGGACCGCGACGAGCGGCTCCCCCGCGTCCCCGTCCGGCGCCGCGCCGACGCCGCGCAGCCGCTCACCGCGGCCGTCGGCCTCCAGGTCGGACGCCGCCAGCAGCCGCCGGGTGTAGGCGTGCTGCGGGGCGGTGAACACCTCGTCGACCGTCCCGCGCTCCACGACCCGGCCCTCGTGCAGCACGAGCACGCGCTCGCAGACCTCGGCGACGACGGCCAGGTCGTGGGTGATGAAGAGCAGCGCCGCGTCGCGCGCGGCGGCGCCCTCGCGGATCAGGTCGAGCATCTGCGCCTGGACCGTCACGTCGAGCGCGGTCGTCGGCTCGTCGCAGATCAGGACGTCGGGGTCGTTGGCGAGCGCCATCGCCAGCATCACGCGCTGCCGCTGGCCGCCGCTGAGCTGGTGCGGGTACGCGCGCGCCGACGCCGTCGGGTCGGGCAGCCGCACGCGGCCGAGCATCTCGACGGCGGCCTCCGCCGCCCGTCCCCGCTCCTCGGCGGGGCCGTGGAGCGCGATCGCCTCGGCGACCTGCCGCCCGACGCGCATGAGCGGGTTGAGCGCGGTCATCGGCTCCTGGAAGACCATCCCCAGGCGGGCGCCGCGCACCGCGGCCATCTGCGCCTCGCCCGCGCCGACCAGGTCGTGCTCGACGCCGCGCAGGCGGATGGAGCCCTCGGCGGTCAGCCCCTCGGGCAGCAGGCCCATCGCCGACAGGACGGTCAGCGACTTGCCCGACCCGGACTCGCCGATGATGCCCAGGCGCTCGCCGGCGCCGAGCGTGAAGCCCATGTCGTGCAGCAGGGTGGTGCGCGGCGTGCGGACGCGCAGGCCGGACACCTCGAGCACGGGCGGGGCGGCGGCCGCGGGGCCGGCGGGGCGGTCGACGGAGCTCATCGGCGGTCGTCCAGTCGGGGGTCGAAGCGGTCGCGCAGCCCGTCGCCGAGCATGTTGAAGCCGAGCACGGCGATCGCGATCGCCACGCCGGGCCAGACGGAGAGCATTGGCGCGCTGTGCAGCGTCTCCTGCGACTCCTGCAGCATCCGGCCCCACGACGGCGTCGGCGGCTCGGTGCCGAAGCCCAGGAAGGACAGCGCCGCCTCGGCCAGGACGGCCACCCCGAACGCGACGGACGCCTGCACGATCAGCAGCGGCGCGATGTTCGGCAGCACGTGGCGGCGGGCGATCGCCAGGCGGGTGCGGCCCGCCGCCCGCGCCGCGAGCGCGTACTCGCTGCGCATGACCTGCAGCGTGCCGCCGCGGGCCATCCGGGCGAACGCCGGCGCGGTGGCGACGCCGATCGCGATCATCGCCGTCAGGGTGCTGGCGCTGAAGACCGCGCCGAGCATGATCGCCAGCAGCAGCGCGGGGAAGGCCAGCAGCAGGTCGCACGCCCGCATGACGAGCTGGTCGACGGCGCGCGGCGCCATCCCGGCCAGCACGCCGAGTGGCGTGCCGACGAGCGCCGCCACGCCGACCGCGACGACGCCGACGAACAGGGTGGTGCGGGCACCCCACATGATCTGGCTGAGCACGTCGCGGCCCAGGCGGTCGGTGCCGAGCAGGTGGTCGGCGCCGGCGCCCTGCAGGCGGCTCGTCGCGTCGACCTCGGTCGGGTCGTACGGGGTCCAGGCGAACGAGACGAGCGCCAGCAGCACGACCAGGCCGACGAGGACCAGCCCGATCGTCAGGCTGGGCGTGAGCGGCCGGCGGCGCGCGCGGGCCGCGGCGACCGGGACGGGGTCGGTGCCCGGGAGCGGGCCGGCGACGTCGGTGCTCATCGCACCACCTCCATCGGGGGACGGCAGGGCATCAGGCGCCCCGCAGACGCGGGTCGATCACCGTGTACAGCACGTCGACCACGTAGTTGATGAGCAGGACGAGGACGACGAGCACCATCACGACGCCCTGGACGAGCAGCAGGTCGCGGTTGGAGACGCCGTCGAGCAGCAGGGTGCCGAGCCCCGGCAGGACGTAGACGCGCTCGATGACGACCGCGCCGATCAGCATGCCCGAGAGCTGCAGGCCCAGGACCGTCACGACCGGGATGGCGGCGTTGCGCAGCCCGTGGCGGACGAGCGCGCGGCCGCGCGTCAGCCCCTTGGCGCGGGCGGTGCGCAGGAAGTCCTCGCGGAGCACCTCGAGCACCGCGGAGCGCACGTACCGCGTCAGGATCGCGCCCTCGACGAGGCCGAGCGAGATCGCCGGCAGCGCGAGCTGGCGCAGGAACCCGCCGACGTCGTCGCTCGGCGCGGTCCAGCCCGACGACGGGAACCAGCCGAGGGTGACGGAGAAGAGCGCGACGAGCAGGATGCCGGCGATGAACGCGGGCACCGCCGCCCCGACCTGGCTGGCGCCCGAGAGCGCCAGGCCGCTCGCGCGACGGTGGCGGGCGGCCGCGAGCGTGCCCAGCGGCACCGCGATCAGCAGCGCGACCAGGGTGGCGGCGCCGACCAGGATCAGCGTCACCTGCACGCGATCGCCGATCTGCGGCGCGACCGCCTCGCGGCTGATGTACGAGCGGCCGAAGTCCCCCTGCAGCAGCCCGCCGACCCAATCCAGGTACTGCGTGGGCAGCGGCCGGTCCGTGCCGAACTCAGCGCGGACGGCGCGGACGGCCTCGGGCGTGGCGTTCGTGCCGAGGGACACCTCGGCCGCGTCGCCGGGCAGGACGGCCATGAACAGGAAGACCAGGACGGACGCGGCGGCGACGCTGGCGAGGAAGACGCCGGTGCGGCGCAGGAGGGAGAGCAGCATGGGCGGGCGCCGGGTCAGCGGCGGATCGTCGTGACGTCGAGGGCTTCGCTGACGCGGTTGCGCGGCAGCCCGCGCACGTCGGCGTCCGCGACGACCAGGCTGGGCATCAGGTACAGCCAGATCGCGGCGTCGTCGGTGGCGAGCTTGCGCGCGACGCGGCGCATGTCGGCCACCTGCTCCCGCGTCGTGCCCCGGTCGGCGCGCGCCAGCCACGCCTGCACCTGCGGGTCGTCGTAGCCCCAGTAGTAGTCGGGGTTGCCGAACGTCGCGATGTCGCGCGGCTCGGTGTGCCGGACGATGGACAGGTCGTAGTCCTGCTTCGTGAAGACCTCGGACAGCCAGCGCGCGGGGTACTCGAGGATCTCGATGTCGGCCGTCACCCCGATCTTCCGCAGCTGGGACTGGACGACCTGCGCGGGCGCCAGCACGTACGGCAGGTTGGGGATGCGGAAGCGCAGCTTCAGGTCCCGCACGCCCGCCTGCGCGAGCAGGGCCTTCGCCCGCGCGGGGTCGTACCGGTGCAGGCCCTCGAGGTGCTCGAACCACGGGTCCGTCGGCGGCACCATGCTGCCGATCAGCGTGCCGCGCCCGGACCACGCGGCGTCCATGACGGCCTTGCGGTCGATGCCCAGGCTGACGGCGTGGCGGATCCGCGGGTCCTTCATCGGCCCGCGCGCGTTGTTGAGCGCCATCGTCAGCTCGCCGTTCGTGGTGCCCTCGGTCACGCGGAAGCGGTCGTCGTCGGTGAACTGCGCCAGCGAGTCCGGCGCCTGGTGGTCGGCGATGACGTCGATGGCGCCCGAGAGCAGCGCGTTGTTCAGCGCGGTGGCGTCCTTGAAGTACTTGAACGCGACCCGCTCCATCGCGGGCCGGCGGCCCCAGTACGCCGGGTTGCGGCGCAGGACGATCGAGTCGCCGCGCACGCGCCGGTCGAGCACGTAGGGGCCGGTCCCGACGGGCTTCGTGGGCAGCGCGTCGACGCCGTCGGGCGTGTACATCGCGCCGATGCGCGTCGTCATCGCGAAGAGCCAGGCGTTCGACGGCTCCTTCAGGTCGACGGCGACCCTCGTCGGCGAGAGCACCCGGACGCGCCGGACGACGTCCATCCCCGACTTGAGCGCCACCTTCCACGCCGGGCTCTTCACGCGCTCGATGCTGAACTTGACGGCGTCGGCGTCGAACGGCGAGCCGTTGGAGAAGCGGACGCCGGAGCGCAGGTCGAAGACGTACGTGCGGCGGTCCTCGCTGACGCGCCAGCGCCGGGCCAGCAGCGGGACGATCCGCCCCTGCGGGTCGAGCTTGACGAGCCCCTCGTAGACGTTGACGAGCATCGCCTCGGGGATGCCCGTGCCGTCCGTGGTGCTGAAGTCCAGGTTCTCGGGCTCGACGCTCAGGCCGATGGCGATCGTGCCCGGGTCGCCGGTCGCGCTGGTGCTCGTGCCGCCGCAGGCGGTCAGGCCGACGGCGACGGCGAGCGCCGCGAGCAGCGCCGCCGCGCGGCGGCGCGCCGGGCGTGGCCGGTCGCGACGGCGGACCGGGGACCGGGATCCGGGTTGCGTGACGGGGGGCACACGACGGTTTGTATCCAGGATCCAGGATGCGGTCAAGGCCAACCGGTCGTTCGGGTGGCGCGGCGCCTCCAGCGGCGGGCCCGCTCGGGGCCGCGGGCCGGGCGCCGATGCCGGGCCGGGGCGCGCCCGCGGGGGGCGCCGTACCCGGGTCGGTACCGGTGGGCGTACCGCGCCCTATCCCCCGGTATTCCGGGGAAATCTGCGCCCCCGGTGCGCCAGACTGGGGCCCATCGTGCTGACCGAGGAGCCCCGCAGCACCGCGTCGTCGTCCCCTCGCGGACGCGCGCCCCACTCGCCGGAGCACCCCCCGCCGCCGCGCCCCGCCCCGCCGGCGCCGCCCCGCCTGACGGCCGCCGACCGCGCCGCCCTGCTGCGCTTCATGGTCGAGATGCGGACGTTCGAGGAGCGCGGCGTGGCGCTCTACAAGCAGGGCCGCACGCCGGGGTCGTTCTACGACGGGCACGGCCAGGAGGCGATCTCGGTCGGCGCCGCGTTCGCCCTCGGTCCCGACGACGTGATCTGCTCGCCCCTGATCCGCGACCTCGGCGCGCACCTCGTGCGCGGCACCGACCTGGCGCAGATCATCCGCCACCACCTGGGCCGCGACAACGCGCTCAGCCGCGGGCGCGAGGGCAACGTCCACTTCGGCGACGTCGACCGCGGCGTGATCGGGATGGTCTCGATGCTGCCCGACATGATGGTCGTCGCCGTCGGGCTGGCCATGGCCTTCCGGATGCGCCGCGAGCGCCGCGTCGCCCTGACGTTCTTCGGCGACGGCGCCACCTCGCCCGGGGCGTGGCACGAGGCGATGAACGTCGCCGGCCTGCGCCGCGAGCCCGTGATCCTGCTCTGCGAGAACAACGGCCTGGCGTACTCCACCCCGACGGAGCGGCAGTTCGCCGTCGGGCCGGCCGAGCGCGCGAAGGCCTACGGGATGCCGGGCGTCGTCGTCGACGGCAACGACGTCGAGGCCGTCTTCGCCGCCACCCACGCCGCCCGCGAGCGCGCGCTGGCGGGCGACGGGCCCACGCTCATCGAGGCGCGGACGATGCGGATGCACGGCCACGGCTCGCACGACGACGCCCGCTACGTCGATCCCGCGGTGTTCGCGGCGTGGCGCGAGCGGGATCCGATCGCCACCTACGAGGCCCGCCTGCGCGCGGAGGGCACCGACGTCGACGCGCTGCGCGCCGGCGTGCTCGAGCGGCTCGAGGCCGCGGTGCAGGCGGCGCTCGCCGCGCCCCTCCCCGACCCGGCGACGGCGACCGACGGGGTGTTCGCCGACGGCCCGGGCCGCACGCTCGGCCGCGGCGACGCGCCGTGGAGCGGCCACGCCGGCCCGGAGGCCGGCCGGTGAGCGCCGTCGACGTCGCCGCGGGCACGCGGACGATGACCTACCTGCAGGCGATCACCGACGGCCTGCGCGAGGCGATGCGCGCCGACGAGCGGGTCTTCGTCCTGGGCGAGGACGTCGGCGCGTTCGGCGGGGCGTTCAAGGCCACGGAGGGGCTGTACGACGAGTTCGGCGCCGACCGCGTGCAGGACTTCCCGATCGCCGAGTCCGCGATCGTCGGCACCGCCGTCGGCGCCGCGATCGCCGGCCTGCGCCCGGTCGCCGAGGTGCAGTTCGCCGACTTCGTCGCCTGCGGCTTCGACCAGCTCGTGAACGTCGCGGGCAAGATGCACTGGCGGACCGGGCTGGCCGTCCCGATGGTGCTGCGCCTGCCGTCCGGCGGCGGCTTCGCCGGCGGCCCGTACCACTCGCAGAACCCCGAGGCGTGGTTCATGCACGCCCCCGGCCTGAAGGTGCTGGCGCCGAGCACCCCCGAGGACGCCAAGGGGATGCTCATGGCGGCGATCGCCGACGAGAACCCCGTCTGCTTCCTCGAGCACAA
This genomic window contains:
- a CDS encoding M20 family metallopeptidase; the protein is MTGPTATDARIDVDALVRFTQELVRIRSVHEPETGSDESAAAALVADLMRGWGWEPQVTEVAPGRPNVIAVVEGGGGDGPTLGFEGHTDVVTEGDRASWSVDPFGAEIRDGRLYGRGTADMKAGVASMLFAVRALQQAGPFPGRVVLCVLADEEGLMLGAKHFAGTELARRIDACIVCEPEGDEVCVAAKGAVRIGLDFHGRMAHGAMPHQGRNPVVAAARLVAALAAYEDELRDAHPEHEHLGVVHVTPTVLDAGSHDQINVIPAEAAVRIDVRTLPGVDHAALVERVTAIAREGAEPLGVTVEATVIDDRPAVEIDPDHPVVRAVVAAHERECGTRPAYGGVPGATDGTILQRDAGVPCVVYGPGDKWIAHQVDEHVPVADLDRYARIYADAARAFLTAGA
- a CDS encoding thiamine pyrophosphate-dependent dehydrogenase E1 component subunit alpha — translated: MLTEEPRSTASSSPRGRAPHSPEHPPPPRPAPPAPPRLTAADRAALLRFMVEMRTFEERGVALYKQGRTPGSFYDGHGQEAISVGAAFALGPDDVICSPLIRDLGAHLVRGTDLAQIIRHHLGRDNALSRGREGNVHFGDVDRGVIGMVSMLPDMMVVAVGLAMAFRMRRERRVALTFFGDGATSPGAWHEAMNVAGLRREPVILLCENNGLAYSTPTERQFAVGPAERAKAYGMPGVVVDGNDVEAVFAATHAARERALAGDGPTLIEARTMRMHGHGSHDDARYVDPAVFAAWRERDPIATYEARLRAEGTDVDALRAGVLERLEAAVQAALAAPLPDPATATDGVFADGPGRTLGRGDAPWSGHAGPEAGR
- a CDS encoding hydantoinase/oxoprolinase family protein, with amino-acid sequence MSTLLVASDIGGTFTDTVTIDEGGAIGRYKAPTVPDDPAQGVLATLELAADERGERLPDLLRRVSLFAHGTTVATNAMLEGKRAPVGLIQTRGFGDTVPIMRGFKSLGLDEDAVKSFRTLVKQELVVPRRLIGEVTERIDYRGRVVLPLDEDDVRTTVRRLLAEGAETFAVSLLWSFKNPDHEVRVGEIIAEEAPDALVSLSSALLPRLGEHQRAVTTALNASLRPVVRRAVRSLDARLREGGMTVEPLLMQSGGGLAPIAEIDAEAASTVMSGPVGGVVACQFYGALTDRRHIVATDMGGTSFEVGLILDGQAHITNSTWVGRHEIGLPSVSVRTVGAGSGSIASVVGGLLRVGPESAGAVPGSACYGRGGTLPTVADADAVLGYLNPENFLGGRLRLDVDAAREAIRAHVAEPLGLGVEEAAEGIKTIVDNRMADLVRAATIRQGYDPADFTLYAYGGAGPTHAFSYGRELGIDEIVVPLTASVHSAFGVAAAELIATEELSDPILSPPGTVDHAAALDPAGVAARFERLTQAALARLGRAGAAPDAVRVTRTVEMRFRAQINELSVPLPDGPVDADTIRGLVARFVASYEARFGEGSAFEAAGIEMTTFRVVARSPAAEPTLGAFAPSADGDAAAEGTRRIFAGGAWRDARVLRHEALRPGRTVDGLAVIEMKDTTVVVGADQTATVDDRGSIVIRLAA
- a CDS encoding ABC transporter substrate-binding protein, which translates into the protein MLAALAVAVGLTACGGTSTSATGDPGTIAIGLSVEPENLDFSTTDGTGIPEAMLVNVYEGLVKLDPQGRIVPLLARRWRVSEDRRTYVFDLRSGVRFSNGSPFDADAVKFSIERVKSPAWKVALKSGMDVVRRVRVLSPTRVAVDLKEPSNAWLFAMTTRIGAMYTPDGVDALPTKPVGTGPYVLDRRVRGDSIVLRRNPAYWGRRPAMERVAFKYFKDATALNNALLSGAIDVIADHQAPDSLAQFTDDDRFRVTEGTTNGELTMALNNARGPMKDPRIRHAVSLGIDRKAVMDAAWSGRGTLIGSMVPPTDPWFEHLEGLHRYDPARAKALLAQAGVRDLKLRFRIPNLPYVLAPAQVVQSQLRKIGVTADIEILEYPARWLSEVFTKQDYDLSIVRHTEPRDIATFGNPDYYWGYDDPQVQAWLARADRGTTREQVADMRRVARKLATDDAAIWLYLMPSLVVADADVRGLPRNRVSEALDVTTIRR
- a CDS encoding ABC transporter permease, producing MLLSLLRRTGVFLASVAAASVLVFLFMAVLPGDAAEVSLGTNATPEAVRAVRAEFGTDRPLPTQYLDWVGGLLQGDFGRSYISREAVAPQIGDRVQVTLILVGAATLVALLIAVPLGTLAAARHRRASGLALSGASQVGAAVPAFIAGILLVALFSVTLGWFPSSGWTAPSDDVGGFLRQLALPAISLGLVEGAILTRYVRSAVLEVLREDFLRTARAKGLTRGRALVRHGLRNAAIPVVTVLGLQLSGMLIGAVVIERVYVLPGLGTLLLDGVSNRDLLLVQGVVMVLVVLVLLINYVVDVLYTVIDPRLRGA
- a CDS encoding alpha-ketoacid dehydrogenase subunit beta, whose protein sequence is MTYLQAITDGLREAMRADERVFVLGEDVGAFGGAFKATEGLYDEFGADRVQDFPIAESAIVGTAVGAAIAGLRPVAEVQFADFVACGFDQLVNVAGKMHWRTGLAVPMVLRLPSGGGFAGGPYHSQNPEAWFMHAPGLKVLAPSTPEDAKGMLMAAIADENPVCFLEHKHLYRRVKGAVPLGDHRTPFTARVAREGAELTIVAYGAMVHAALQAADAFEPGRVEVLDLRALVPLDEEAILASVRRTSKVLIVDEANETCAAGAQVAALVADRAFSDLDGPVRRVATPDAPVPFSPGLEQAVLPTPDRIAEAARELLAY
- a CDS encoding ABC transporter ATP-binding protein; this encodes MSSVDRPAGPAAAAPPVLEVSGLRVRTPRTTLLHDMGFTLGAGERLGIIGESGSGKSLTVLSAMGLLPEGLTAEGSIRLRGVEHDLVGAGEAQMAAVRGARLGMVFQEPMTALNPLMRVGRQVAEAIALHGPAEERGRAAEAAVEMLGRVRLPDPTASARAYPHQLSGGQRQRVMLAMALANDPDVLICDEPTTALDVTVQAQMLDLIREGAAARDAALLFITHDLAVVAEVCERVLVLHEGRVVERGTVDEVFTAPQHAYTRRLLAASDLEADGRGERLRGVGAAPDGDAGEPLVAVRGLERTYRRPRQSLRRPGPEIPALRRVDLDIRAGQRFGIVGESGSGKSTLIRLIAGLDRPTAGSVRFAGTEIVGRRERDLAFLRRDLQMVFQDPMGSLDPRMRVEDVVAEPLVAQHVAAPERRRRVAELLEAVGLPADAASRYPHQFSGGQRQRISIARALSVRPKVLVADEAVSALDVSVRAQVLDLIADLVEQYGLTLIFVSHDLSVVRHVCDTVAVMRHGRVVETGPTEQVYRQPSDPYTRALLAAVPTLERALGERDRPRSEEVLGG
- a CDS encoding ABC transporter permease, translating into MSTDVAGPLPGTDPVPVAAARARRRPLTPSLTIGLVLVGLVVLLALVSFAWTPYDPTEVDATSRLQGAGADHLLGTDRLGRDVLSQIMWGARTTLFVGVVAVGVAALVGTPLGVLAGMAPRAVDQLVMRACDLLLAFPALLLAIMLGAVFSASTLTAMIAIGVATAPAFARMARGGTLQVMRSEYALAARAAGRTRLAIARRHVLPNIAPLLIVQASVAFGVAVLAEAALSFLGFGTEPPTPSWGRMLQESQETLHSAPMLSVWPGVAIAIAVLGFNMLGDGLRDRFDPRLDDRR
- a CDS encoding GntR family transcriptional regulator, coding for MEASEIAWKGRVRLVDEVAEVLRERIYSGAYGPGEALRQEQLAADLRISRTPLREALRVLEREGLLTSEPGRGVRVVAVTDATLRDAYAVREVLDGLAARLAAERATPADVDDLRAMLARQRAVTGDAGAFDAGAYTQANVAFHARIVAIAANEFVTGQLPLVPLTSQVFVPQRLVAEDRARGAVAEHERIVAAIAAGDGPQAEERARQHIRVTIEGLGRVRDHHPEGSTANP